From a single Nostoc sp. MS1 genomic region:
- a CDS encoding DUF642 domain-containing protein: MQSRKKFSVNVYGLAITLATTATVTSAYIPTAQAANLVSNGDFELDASYNPNYNPNDPSTWTNNPNITGWTTTRNNPADQWISVIKGNYDAIIGYPDSLGTGKSTFRGGGYVNDGYLSQNLATTPGQVYQLKYRLRSNDLPQFTDNTFQAFIGGNKIYDLNNIPTNSFTANSYDPYTEYTYNFLATDTNTELKFAYRNPNGFFFLDNVSVEAVNEAPTTGGTITVTGVQPGDIPPSVPATGRTDYPQNDPRYIVLDPKDDPKYSVDPKNIVVNGSFETDPLVSPVDPTLPNPFITGWVNDSDAIGDGTYLFRQSNAPNTGFRSLDIRGTGFFSQELNTVVGQEYLLSYQFLSVEESTPGNPFLGNIFRTYIDGNVIDEKVDSTWRQGFTKYQYKFVATSPTTELKFFGRVNHDWLTLDDVSVVPVSDSDASATSVPEPSIVGGIVVLGMMGMRSKKKQLG, encoded by the coding sequence ATGCAATCACGCAAAAAATTTAGTGTAAACGTTTATGGGCTGGCTATCACGTTAGCGACCACAGCAACAGTCACTAGTGCTTATATCCCCACAGCACAAGCAGCCAATCTTGTGTCTAACGGAGATTTTGAACTCGACGCTAGCTATAATCCTAACTACAATCCTAATGACCCTTCTACCTGGACTAATAACCCTAATATTACTGGCTGGACTACAACTAGAAATAATCCCGCAGATCAATGGATTAGTGTTATTAAAGGGAATTACGATGCAATTATTGGCTACCCCGATTCACTAGGTACTGGTAAAAGCACTTTTAGGGGTGGTGGATACGTAAATGATGGCTACTTGTCACAAAATCTTGCTACAACCCCAGGTCAGGTCTATCAGCTCAAATATAGATTAAGAAGTAACGACTTGCCACAGTTTACCGATAACACATTCCAGGCTTTTATCGGTGGCAACAAGATTTATGACCTCAACAATATTCCTACCAATTCCTTCACTGCCAACTCCTACGATCCATACACAGAGTATACATACAACTTCCTGGCTACAGACACAAACACAGAACTAAAATTTGCTTACAGAAACCCCAACGGCTTCTTCTTTCTGGATAATGTGAGTGTCGAAGCTGTAAACGAAGCACCAACAACTGGGGGAACAATTACGGTTACTGGTGTGCAACCTGGGGACATTCCCCCATCAGTACCCGCAACTGGTCGTACCGATTATCCTCAAAATGACCCACGTTACATTGTTCTTGATCCTAAAGATGATCCTAAATATTCAGTAGACCCTAAAAATATTGTCGTCAATGGTAGTTTTGAAACTGATCCACTGGTAAGTCCTGTAGACCCGACTTTGCCCAACCCCTTTATTACAGGATGGGTAAACGATAGTGATGCTATCGGAGATGGGACTTATTTATTTCGACAGTCAAATGCTCCCAACACTGGATTTCGGAGCTTAGATATACGGGGAACTGGCTTCTTTTCACAGGAACTTAATACAGTCGTTGGTCAAGAGTATTTACTGAGTTATCAATTTTTATCCGTTGAAGAGTCCACGCCAGGGAATCCTTTTCTTGGTAACATTTTTCGGACTTATATAGATGGTAATGTGATTGATGAGAAAGTAGACTCTACTTGGCGACAAGGATTCACGAAATATCAATATAAATTTGTCGCTACATCACCCACCACAGAATTAAAATTCTTTGGCAGGGTTAACCATGATTGGTTAACGTTGGATGATGTCAGTGTGGTTCCTGTAAGTGATTCTGATGCAAGTGCTACCTCTGTACCTGAACCCTCAATTGTTGGCGGAATTGTTGTTTTAGGGATGATGGGGATGAGAAGTAAGAAAAAACAGTTAGGATAA
- a CDS encoding nucleotidyltransferase family protein: MTNSYTRLQQILADSPVNEVLSAIAQLHLPNWWLAGGAVRNTVWRSLFGDNCALFIKDYDIAFFDETGNREQELTAKADLTNLFPHHQFDVKNQASFARWRPGRRTYSSTEDGIQDWLHTATAVGVRVDTQGQWEFFTPYGLDDLFTGIIRPTPAHINNPDAHHKAAGFVSKCPCLQLAVNHK, encoded by the coding sequence ATGACCAACAGTTACACTCGCTTACAACAAATTTTGGCAGATTCACCTGTCAATGAAGTATTATCTGCCATAGCTCAACTTCATCTACCTAATTGGTGGTTAGCAGGGGGCGCAGTACGCAACACAGTCTGGCGTTCTCTATTTGGCGACAACTGTGCATTATTCATCAAAGATTATGATATTGCCTTCTTTGACGAAACAGGAAACCGTGAGCAAGAATTAACAGCTAAGGCTGATCTCACAAATCTATTTCCCCATCACCAGTTTGATGTGAAAAATCAAGCCAGTTTTGCTAGGTGGCGACCAGGCCGCAGAACCTATAGCAGCACCGAAGATGGTATACAAGATTGGCTACATACCGCCACGGCTGTAGGTGTGCGTGTAGATACTCAAGGACAATGGGAATTTTTCACACCCTACGGCTTGGATGATTTATTCACCGGGATTATTCGACCCACACCAGCCCATATTAATAACCCAGATGCGCATCATAAAGCTGCTGGGTTTGTGTCAAAATGTCCTTGTCTACAGTTAGCTGTAAATCATAAATGA
- a CDS encoding SDR family oxidoreductase, with translation MISLKNQTVLITGASSGIGNACARIFAGAGVKLILAARRLERLQQLADELSKDFGVETHLLQLDVRDRHAVESAITSLPPAWSEVDILINNAGLSRGLDKLHEGDFQDWEEMIDTNIKGLLYFTRYIVPGMVQRGRGHVINLGSIAGHQTYPGGNVYCATKAAVKAISEGLKQDLLGTPVRVTSVDPGMVDTEFSQIRFHGDTERAKKVYQGVQPLTAEDIADVIFFCATRSPHVNINEVILMPVDQASATLVNRRT, from the coding sequence ATGATTTCCCTAAAGAACCAAACTGTATTGATTACTGGCGCAAGTAGTGGAATTGGTAATGCTTGCGCTAGGATTTTTGCTGGTGCGGGTGTAAAACTTATCTTGGCGGCGCGACGGTTGGAAAGGTTGCAGCAGTTGGCTGACGAACTGAGTAAAGATTTTGGTGTAGAGACTCATCTATTACAGTTGGATGTGCGCGATCGCCATGCAGTCGAATCTGCTATTACCAGTTTACCGCCAGCTTGGTCAGAAGTTGATATCCTGATCAACAACGCTGGTCTAAGTCGCGGTTTGGATAAGCTGCATGAAGGCGACTTCCAAGACTGGGAGGAAATGATTGATACCAACATTAAGGGATTGCTTTATTTTACCCGTTATATTGTTCCGGGTATGGTACAGCGTGGGCGGGGTCATGTGATCAATCTCGGTTCTATCGCTGGGCATCAAACCTATCCCGGTGGTAATGTGTACTGTGCAACAAAAGCCGCCGTGAAAGCAATTTCTGAAGGTTTAAAACAAGACCTTTTAGGAACTCCAGTGCGTGTAACTTCTGTTGATCCTGGGATGGTAGACACAGAATTTAGCCAAATCCGCTTTCATGGTGATACAGAACGGGCGAAAAAGGTTTACCAAGGAGTGCAACCACTCACAGCAGAGGATATTGCTGATGTAATCTTTTTTTGCGCCACGCGATCGCCTCATGTCAATATCAATGAAGTGATTCTCATGCCTGTTGACCAAGCTAGCGCCACATTGGTTAATCGGCGAACTTGA
- a CDS encoding nuclear transport factor 2 family protein translates to MTKMIFLLLKRQSRFSYGIWLTLCILSLGVVNVWQPTQATELAQSSTTQNAPAELKTLLTQVDTAASKGDLKGVLQFYSPTFTNGDGLNRQTLEKSLASFWQRYPKLQYTTQLQSWKSEGNAIIAETVTNIKGSGNNNSTLNATIKSRQRITAGKIARQEILSERTLITSGNKPPQVDIKLPQQVKVGQQYSFDAILQEPLGDDLILGTALEEAIQPDKYLKGTPVDLQLLNSGGLFKVGRAPSTPGNRWVSAVILRGGGMTMVTQRLQVVK, encoded by the coding sequence ATGACTAAGATGATTTTTTTACTACTCAAACGCCAAAGCCGATTTTCCTACGGTATCTGGTTGACTCTGTGTATTTTATCCTTGGGTGTAGTCAATGTTTGGCAACCTACCCAAGCCACGGAACTAGCACAAAGTAGCACCACTCAAAATGCGCCTGCTGAATTAAAAACTCTGCTGACACAAGTTGATACAGCCGCTAGCAAAGGCGATTTAAAAGGAGTTTTGCAGTTTTATAGTCCCACCTTCACCAATGGAGATGGATTAAACCGCCAAACTCTGGAAAAAAGCCTAGCTTCATTTTGGCAGCGTTACCCCAAATTGCAATACACCACACAGCTACAATCTTGGAAGTCTGAAGGTAATGCCATTATTGCAGAAACAGTAACTAACATCAAAGGTTCAGGCAATAATAACTCCACTCTCAATGCCACCATTAAATCCCGTCAACGTATAACGGCGGGGAAAATTGCCCGTCAGGAGATTTTATCAGAACGTACTTTAATTACTTCTGGTAACAAGCCACCTCAAGTAGATATTAAATTACCACAACAGGTAAAAGTTGGACAGCAGTATAGTTTTGATGCGATCTTACAAGAGCCGTTGGGCGATGATTTAATTTTAGGAACTGCCTTAGAAGAAGCAATCCAACCAGACAAATATCTTAAAGGTACACCTGTAGATTTGCAATTACTCAATTCAGGTGGTCTTTTTAAAGTAGGACGCGCCCCATCTACTCCTGGTAATCGCTGGGTTTCTGCTGTCATCCTCCGGGGTGGCGGCATGACGATGGTAACACAGCGTTTACAAGTGGTGAAATAG
- the murG gene encoding undecaprenyldiphospho-muramoylpentapeptide beta-N-acetylglucosaminyltransferase, with product MVNAPIKLLIAASGTGGHLFPAIALAEKLPDYDIQWLGVPNRLETQLVPKQYSLNTIAVEGFQQGFGISSLIILGKLINSIFQVRKLLRQGKFQGVVTTGGYIAGPAVIAARSLGLPVIFHESNALPGKVTRFFGPWCSVVALGFDVAAKYLPRATNVCVGTPVRSQFLNSSNNSQLDLPIPEGAPLIVVFGGSQGAVAVNKLVRQAAKAWFEAGAYVVHLTGDRDPDVDILKHPQYIELPFYDNMAALLGRANLAISRSGAGSLTELAVCGTPAILIPYPFAAEDHQSYNAEVFTKAGAALSFKQSELTAELLQTQVLNLLQSPDELRKMGENAKAIAVPDSADKLASLVREVVEK from the coding sequence ATGGTAAACGCACCAATAAAATTACTAATAGCTGCCAGTGGGACTGGTGGACACTTGTTTCCGGCGATCGCACTGGCAGAGAAACTACCAGATTATGATATTCAATGGCTGGGTGTCCCCAATCGGCTAGAGACTCAGCTAGTCCCGAAACAATATTCTTTGAATACTATTGCAGTTGAAGGGTTTCAGCAAGGGTTCGGTATTTCTTCTTTAATCATTTTAGGTAAACTGATCAATTCGATTTTCCAAGTCCGCAAACTCCTACGCCAAGGTAAGTTTCAAGGAGTTGTCACCACAGGCGGTTATATTGCTGGTCCGGCTGTCATTGCAGCGCGTTCTTTAGGTTTACCCGTGATTTTTCATGAGTCCAACGCCTTACCAGGGAAAGTTACCCGCTTTTTTGGCCCTTGGTGTAGTGTAGTCGCCTTGGGATTTGATGTAGCGGCGAAGTATTTACCCCGTGCGACAAATGTTTGTGTGGGTACGCCAGTTCGTTCACAATTCTTAAATTCAAGTAATAATTCTCAACTAGATTTACCCATACCTGAAGGCGCACCTTTAATAGTCGTGTTCGGTGGTAGCCAAGGCGCGGTGGCGGTGAATAAGTTAGTGCGCCAAGCGGCTAAGGCTTGGTTTGAGGCAGGCGCTTACGTGGTACATTTAACAGGCGATCGCGATCCCGATGTGGATATTCTCAAGCACCCGCAGTATATAGAGTTACCTTTTTACGACAACATGGCGGCTTTACTAGGCCGTGCTAATTTAGCCATCAGCCGTTCTGGTGCTGGTAGCTTAACAGAGTTAGCCGTGTGTGGCACACCAGCCATTTTAATTCCCTATCCCTTCGCGGCGGAAGACCATCAATCTTACAACGCTGAGGTATTTACCAAAGCTGGCGCAGCCTTAAGCTTTAAGCAATCAGAGTTAACAGCCGAGTTGTTGCAAACTCAAGTTTTAAATTTATTACAGTCGCCCGATGAGTTAAGGAAAATGGGAGAAAATGCTAAGGCGATCGCTGTTCCCGACAGTGCTGATAAGTTAGCCTCTTTAGTACGGGAAGTTGTGGAAAAATAA
- a CDS encoding PEP-CTERM sorting domain-containing protein (PEP-CTERM proteins occur, often in large numbers, in the proteomes of bacteria that also encode an exosortase, a predicted intramembrane cysteine proteinase. The presence of a PEP-CTERM domain at a protein's C-terminus predicts cleavage within the sorting domain, followed by covalent anchoring to some some component of the (usually Gram-negative) cell surface. Many PEP-CTERM proteins exhibit an unusual sequence composition that includes large numbers of potential glycosylation sites. Expression of one such protein has been shown restore the ability of a bacterium to form floc, a type of biofilm.) gives MNTNLFKQLTIACAGFTLSLAAIPANPAQAASFSFNTGSPDGKIATASRPSSPGKVEIETGDDFILSQQTKITKATFTGLLTNGATLADIQNVIVEIYRVFPKDSQNPPDGKVPTRVNSPSDVALASRDSSSGLTFNTTLINSNFTAANSVINGINPIPNQTTGGEGSVSGQEVQFNISFDDPFSLPADHYFFVPQVAVSGGDFLWLSAPKPIVSPGTPFNPDLQTWIRNEPLQPDWLRIGTDIVAAAPFNASFSLEGTTSVPEPQSTSGLMLVALGLGWMMRNKKKLPVL, from the coding sequence ATGAATACCAATCTATTCAAACAATTAACTATTGCTTGTGCTGGATTTACCTTGAGCCTTGCTGCCATACCCGCTAACCCTGCTCAAGCTGCAAGCTTTTCCTTTAATACCGGTTCTCCCGATGGCAAAATTGCCACAGCTTCTCGTCCATCAAGCCCAGGAAAAGTTGAGATTGAAACAGGGGATGATTTCATTCTCTCACAACAAACAAAGATTACAAAAGCTACATTTACTGGCTTATTAACAAATGGTGCGACACTAGCCGACATTCAAAATGTCATAGTGGAAATTTATCGTGTTTTTCCTAAGGATTCTCAAAATCCCCCTGATGGAAAAGTGCCAACACGAGTTAACTCTCCTTCTGATGTAGCACTTGCATCCCGTGATTCATCAAGTGGACTCACATTTAATACTACCTTGATTAATTCCAATTTCACTGCTGCTAATTCAGTAATCAATGGAATTAACCCGATTCCCAACCAAACAACTGGTGGTGAAGGGTCTGTTAGCGGACAAGAAGTGCAATTTAATATTTCATTTGATGACCCCTTTTCCCTACCTGCCGATCATTACTTCTTCGTTCCTCAGGTAGCTGTTAGTGGAGGAGATTTTCTTTGGCTTTCCGCACCTAAACCAATTGTGTCACCAGGGACTCCCTTTAACCCAGATTTACAAACTTGGATTCGCAATGAGCCTTTACAACCAGATTGGTTGAGAATTGGTACTGATATTGTCGCTGCAGCCCCTTTTAACGCTTCGTTTTCTTTAGAAGGTACAACATCTGTACCCGAACCACAAAGCACATCAGGACTTATGCTGGTGGCTTTAGGTTTAGGTTGGATGATGCGTAATAAAAAGAAACTCCCAGTTTTGTAG
- a CDS encoding D-Ala-D-Ala carboxypeptidase family metallohydrolase: MAESTLEFSNLEKFESTNTTVKISEADTDIVKEIQTLLKKKGLYKDDIDGVVGNLTQKAFAEFKESVWLDAPDLLGPTTAAALLEIAEDHQTIEEQTRTLTPLPKSTVGTKTGRSLKLVTGETVYENELVVPDIPLTWGEITKGCDPERNPESKAIINNIIKAAKGFGKIRDKYDSPLSINSAYRTQAVNRRIGGARYSQHINGLALDICPVDGNFGKLLQICRASDCTGLGRGMHRGFIHVDWRSGGRVVFDYP; encoded by the coding sequence ATGGCAGAATCTACCTTAGAATTTTCTAACCTAGAAAAATTTGAATCCACTAATACTACTGTTAAAATTAGCGAAGCTGATACTGATATCGTCAAAGAAATTCAAACCCTACTCAAAAAGAAGGGACTTTACAAAGATGATATAGATGGCGTTGTGGGAAATCTTACCCAAAAAGCATTTGCCGAATTTAAAGAGAGCGTTTGGTTAGATGCTCCTGATTTATTAGGGCCGACCACGGCTGCTGCATTGCTAGAGATTGCAGAAGACCATCAAACTATTGAAGAACAAACTCGCACACTCACACCTTTACCTAAATCAACAGTAGGAACTAAAACTGGACGTTCTTTAAAGCTAGTTACTGGGGAAACAGTTTACGAAAATGAATTGGTAGTACCAGATATTCCTTTGACTTGGGGAGAAATCACCAAGGGTTGTGACCCGGAAAGAAACCCAGAATCAAAAGCAATCATCAATAACATTATTAAAGCAGCCAAGGGATTTGGTAAAATTCGGGATAAATACGATAGTCCGCTTTCCATCAATTCCGCTTATCGTACACAGGCTGTAAATCGCCGCATAGGTGGCGCACGTTATTCTCAGCATATTAATGGTTTAGCTCTGGATATTTGCCCTGTTGATGGCAACTTTGGCAAACTATTACAAATTTGCCGCGCTTCCGACTGCACAGGACTAGGTAGAGGAATGCACAGAGGTTTTATTCACGTTGACTGGCGTTCAGGCGGTCGAGTTGTGTTTGATTATCCTTAA
- a CDS encoding DUF6737 family protein, producing the protein MSEQKTLNPWDYKPWWCQPWSILLTGVTLIVGSWLLLKIIWVTVIVAIPVLTWMGFFLLVWPQLMIRSGILESYQSDSNS; encoded by the coding sequence ATGTCTGAGCAGAAAACTCTCAATCCTTGGGATTATAAACCTTGGTGGTGTCAGCCTTGGTCGATATTACTCACGGGAGTAACGTTAATTGTTGGTAGTTGGTTGTTGTTAAAAATTATCTGGGTGACTGTAATAGTTGCGATTCCTGTATTAACCTGGATGGGCTTCTTTTTGCTGGTTTGGCCGCAACTGATGATTCGCAGTGGGATATTGGAATCTTATCAAAGTGATTCAAACTCTTAA
- a CDS encoding response regulator transcription factor — MNRILIAEDNPRITSFLQIGLQAHGFTTIVVSTAWEAMQIVEAGDVDLLVLDLGLPDRDGTEVLTTLRGQGETIPIIILTARDGVESTVSSLEGGADDYITKPFRFEELLARIRVQLRNRAPRTKQETTIQVADITLDLLTRQVWVGDRLVELSAREFLLAEVFLRHPMQVLTREQLLDRIWGYDYDPGTNIVNVYVGHLRQKLGSDRIETVRGFGYRLRV; from the coding sequence ATGAACCGGATTCTCATCGCCGAAGACAATCCTCGCATTACCAGTTTTTTGCAAATCGGCTTACAAGCCCACGGTTTTACAACCATAGTCGTTAGTACAGCGTGGGAAGCGATGCAAATAGTGGAAGCTGGAGATGTGGATCTGCTGGTTCTAGATTTAGGATTACCTGACAGAGATGGAACTGAGGTTTTAACAACTCTGCGCGGACAAGGTGAAACCATCCCCATCATTATCTTGACTGCGCGGGACGGTGTGGAAAGTACGGTTTCTAGTTTAGAAGGTGGTGCTGACGATTACATTACCAAACCCTTCCGTTTTGAAGAACTGTTAGCCAGGATTAGGGTACAGTTGCGGAATCGTGCGCCGAGAACTAAACAGGAAACAACTATACAAGTTGCTGATATTACCTTGGATTTATTAACCCGCCAAGTATGGGTAGGCGATCGCTTAGTCGAACTCTCGGCTAGGGAGTTTCTCTTAGCGGAAGTCTTTTTACGCCACCCCATGCAGGTATTAACAAGGGAACAACTACTAGACCGAATTTGGGGTTACGATTATGACCCAGGTACTAATATTGTTAACGTTTACGTAGGACATTTGCGGCAGAAACTAGGAAGCGATCGCATTGAAACAGTCCGGGGTTTTGGTTATCGATTAAGAGTTTGA
- a CDS encoding sensor histidine kinase: MKLLSGLRSANSTQTPSSSRWRFFKGARPRILVWYVLLTAFSSVTSILVTHQIFYDRIRMQAKVYVRQQVSEFRQLANDRSAARKLSNQDVATLFDSFLSSYHPIGKDNHAIALIDGHVYKSSSEFTERLLTHETRLIRYWAMLKEPDQAKVSTQSMGNIYYLAEPVVQDGKIRGVLVVIHCINSGYKMVDGAVLLVLQANLAVLGIATLIAWVTTKRVLAPLSLLTKTAQSITESDMSQRIPVTGSDEIAELTATFNAMLDRLQLAFNSQQEFLKDVGHELRTPITVIQGNLEMLQYCPEKQPQMIALVMDELNRMGRLVNDLLLLAKAENPDFLNLRPEELDWLTEDFYLKARLLADREWKLESKGLSPIVVDRQRLTQAVMNLIQNAVRHTQVGDTITLGSSVQGDRAYIWVRDTGTGIAPEDQQRIFERFVRGSNHEEGHGLGLSIVQAIAQAHSGWVELVSQLGQGSTFTLVLPLNSPPNVASTHEPDSHRRRQSSHYQFFANRLTSPRFYNHSR; the protein is encoded by the coding sequence ATGAAACTTTTATCAGGATTGCGCTCCGCTAACTCTACACAAACACCCTCATCATCAAGATGGCGGTTTTTTAAAGGAGCAAGACCCCGGATTTTAGTTTGGTACGTTTTATTAACAGCGTTCTCTAGTGTGACATCGATTCTCGTCACCCATCAGATTTTTTACGATCGCATCCGTATGCAGGCTAAGGTCTATGTACGTCAGCAGGTGAGTGAGTTTCGTCAACTTGCTAACGACCGTAGTGCGGCAAGAAAGTTATCTAATCAAGATGTGGCTACACTATTCGACTCATTTTTATCTAGTTACCACCCCATCGGTAAAGATAATCATGCGATCGCTTTGATAGATGGTCATGTTTACAAGTCTAGTAGTGAATTTACTGAACGGCTTCTGACCCATGAAACCCGACTAATTCGTTACTGGGCAATGCTGAAGGAACCAGATCAAGCTAAAGTATCAACCCAAAGTATGGGTAATATATACTACTTAGCAGAGCCAGTTGTACAGGATGGGAAAATTCGTGGTGTTTTAGTAGTTATTCACTGTATCAACAGTGGCTATAAAATGGTCGATGGTGCGGTGCTGTTGGTACTTCAGGCAAACTTAGCCGTTTTAGGCATAGCTACTCTCATCGCTTGGGTAACAACTAAACGGGTGTTAGCACCCCTAAGTCTTTTAACAAAAACTGCCCAGTCCATTACCGAATCAGACATGAGTCAACGGATTCCTGTGACTGGTTCAGATGAAATTGCCGAATTGACAGCAACGTTTAACGCCATGTTGGATCGGCTACAATTAGCCTTTAACAGTCAACAAGAGTTCCTTAAAGATGTAGGTCATGAGCTACGTACCCCTATCACCGTCATTCAAGGAAATCTGGAAATGTTGCAGTATTGTCCAGAGAAACAGCCGCAAATGATAGCTTTGGTGATGGATGAACTCAACCGCATGGGTCGTTTAGTGAATGATTTATTATTGTTAGCCAAGGCAGAAAATCCAGATTTCTTGAACCTCAGACCAGAAGAATTGGACTGGTTAACAGAAGACTTTTATTTAAAAGCGCGATTATTGGCAGACCGAGAGTGGAAGTTAGAATCTAAAGGCTTGAGTCCGATTGTAGTAGATCGGCAAAGGTTGACTCAGGCGGTGATGAATCTGATTCAAAACGCCGTGCGCCATACACAAGTAGGTGATACTATTACCCTTGGCTCTAGTGTACAAGGCGATCGCGCCTATATTTGGGTGCGAGATACTGGTACAGGTATAGCACCAGAGGATCAGCAACGAATTTTTGAAAGGTTTGTCCGGGGAAGTAATCACGAGGAAGGACATGGACTAGGACTATCGATTGTCCAGGCGATCGCACAAGCACATAGTGGTTGGGTGGAATTAGTTAGTCAATTAGGTCAAGGTTCAACCTTTACACTGGTTCTTCCCCTCAATTCTCCTCCCAACGTTGCTAGCACCCATGAACCGGATTCTCATCGCCGAAGACAATCCTCGCATTACCAGTTTTTTGCAAATCGGCTTACAAGCCCACGGTTTTACAACCATAGTCGTTAG